Proteins from one Thaumasiovibrio subtropicus genomic window:
- a CDS encoding chemotaxis protein CheW, which translates to MTANHRLSSEQALEDYFTDLLDEHVEEEKSAFRGQDIHVSQQFTMPSSAYVTHNWIPPQETESKPASESAPFAEPEDIAVPHGAGEEITAPLTLEQQLEALEEAFDSDVEVEISHVEAGTDAEISVETALPDDLTPSEFEAGEFESSEQEVVADSDVSQMLAEADDSEAAPHLVDDQVEPFSEQDLSIQEDEQDEFELHYQPQPKLAEAEDEVQPDVELLDFDLSEVERLLGQLESAQTDIELEVSEELELAEADNVEREVEVETAVEMQTSTYVDDHEDEADLEAQFAEVARLEALAEARAFNQQLDEIHQALEEEAVAEPEIAVVEPAVEIAEPQPVVEALVDTPATTAYAAPDVDIDTAVNEPETDTETAVELETQNAAPPAKWDNIQPDGDFQVLFFEVNDVTFAVPLAQLGGIHRLEQLNNLPGKPPWYLGLHTTRNQQFDVVDTAYWAMPDMLIGDEYKENYSYIVMLGASRWGMACDALQGTQTLTGNNIRWREQAGKRPWLAGMVKEKMCALIHVEALIAMLNAGLDVKAMA; encoded by the coding sequence ATGACCGCTAACCATCGTTTATCTAGCGAGCAAGCGCTAGAAGACTATTTCACCGATCTCCTTGACGAACATGTTGAGGAAGAGAAGAGTGCGTTTCGCGGTCAGGATATCCACGTCAGTCAACAGTTTACGATGCCTTCCAGTGCGTATGTCACGCACAATTGGATCCCTCCGCAAGAAACTGAATCCAAACCAGCGTCCGAGTCCGCGCCTTTTGCTGAGCCGGAAGACATTGCTGTTCCTCATGGTGCGGGCGAAGAGATCACTGCGCCTTTAACCCTCGAACAGCAGCTAGAAGCGCTAGAAGAGGCGTTTGACAGTGATGTTGAGGTAGAGATTAGCCATGTTGAGGCAGGCACAGATGCAGAGATTAGTGTAGAGACTGCATTACCAGACGACTTAACACCGAGTGAATTTGAGGCGGGTGAGTTTGAGTCTTCAGAGCAAGAAGTGGTTGCCGATAGTGACGTAAGCCAGATGCTAGCTGAAGCGGATGATAGTGAAGCTGCGCCTCATCTTGTCGATGACCAAGTTGAGCCATTTAGTGAGCAAGACTTGTCTATTCAAGAAGACGAGCAAGATGAGTTTGAACTTCATTATCAACCTCAACCGAAATTAGCGGAAGCCGAAGACGAGGTGCAACCTGACGTTGAGCTTCTTGATTTTGACCTATCCGAAGTAGAACGTCTGCTTGGGCAACTGGAATCAGCGCAAACTGACATTGAATTAGAGGTTTCTGAAGAACTCGAGTTAGCCGAGGCAGACAACGTTGAGCGAGAGGTTGAGGTCGAAACGGCTGTCGAGATGCAGACATCGACGTACGTTGATGACCATGAAGACGAAGCTGATCTAGAAGCGCAATTTGCGGAAGTGGCGCGGCTTGAAGCTTTAGCCGAAGCGAGAGCATTCAATCAGCAACTTGATGAAATTCATCAAGCTTTAGAGGAAGAGGCGGTTGCTGAGCCTGAGATCGCGGTTGTTGAACCCGCCGTCGAAATTGCAGAACCTCAACCTGTCGTCGAGGCGCTAGTTGATACGCCTGCCACTACCGCTTACGCCGCCCCTGATGTTGATATCGATACGGCAGTGAATGAGCCCGAAACCGACACTGAAACAGCGGTCGAGTTAGAGACGCAAAATGCTGCCCCTCCAGCAAAATGGGATAATATTCAGCCAGATGGCGATTTCCAAGTGCTGTTTTTTGAGGTTAACGATGTCACTTTCGCGGTTCCACTGGCACAATTAGGTGGTATCCATCGATTAGAGCAGTTAAACAATTTACCGGGTAAGCCACCTTGGTATTTGGGTTTGCACACGACCCGTAATCAACAATTTGATGTTGTAGACACGGCATATTGGGCAATGCCTGATATGCTTATAGGTGATGAATACAAAGAAAACTATAGTTATATAGTTATGTTAGGTGCTAGCCGTTGGGGCATGGCTTGTGATGCGTTACAAGGAACGCAAACGCTAACTGGAAATAATATCCGTTGGCGAGAGCAGGCAGGAAAACGGCCTTGGCTAGCAGGAATGGTTAAAGAAAAAATGTGTGCCTTAATTCACGTTGAGGCCCTGATAGCTATGCTTAACGCCGGTTTAGATGTTAAAGCCATGGCGTGA
- a CDS encoding chemotaxis protein CheW, which translates to MSQVTTVAEVKSEDGNDQVLQWVTFKLEEETYGINVMQVREVLRYTEIAPVPGAPDYVLGIINLRGNVVTVIDTRARFGVLQGETTDNTRIVVIEAEKQVIGILVDSVAEVVYLKTSEIDTTPSVGTDESSKYIQGVSNRDGELLILVDLNKLLSDEEWDEMAYL; encoded by the coding sequence ATGTCACAGGTTACAACTGTCGCTGAAGTCAAAAGTGAAGATGGCAATGATCAAGTATTACAGTGGGTGACTTTCAAGCTGGAAGAAGAGACCTACGGCATTAATGTAATGCAGGTTCGTGAAGTGCTTCGTTACACCGAGATTGCTCCTGTGCCTGGTGCGCCAGATTATGTGTTGGGTATTATCAATCTTCGCGGTAATGTCGTGACCGTTATTGATACCCGTGCCCGTTTTGGTGTCTTGCAAGGTGAAACGACAGATAACACGCGAATTGTGGTTATCGAAGCCGAGAAACAGGTGATTGGTATCCTCGTTGATAGCGTGGCTGAAGTGGTCTACCTGAAAACATCAGAGATTGATACGACACCAAGTGTGGGTACCGATGAGAGCTCTAAGTATATCCAAGGCGTCTCAAACCGCGATGGTGAACTTCTTATTTTGGTTGACCTGAATAAGCTCCTCTCTGATGAAGAGTGGGATGAAATGGCTTACTTGTAA
- a CDS encoding DUF2802 domain-containing protein — translation MLALILQWVPLVVLIAVTVVTAILLRREKAARLAAEKRLSAVETVLKSARQQQESLAKQFNELRAGTIGMSQKLADMGQHLDMLEDRQGEIVMQQDPDNKLYSRASRMVELGADIEELMEECELPKAEAELLLSLQQKMTRRR, via the coding sequence ATGCTGGCACTGATTTTACAATGGGTGCCTCTTGTCGTGTTGATAGCTGTCACTGTGGTGACTGCTATCCTTTTACGGCGAGAAAAGGCTGCGCGCTTAGCAGCTGAAAAACGTTTATCTGCGGTTGAGACAGTGCTGAAATCAGCGCGTCAACAACAAGAAAGTTTGGCGAAGCAGTTCAATGAGCTTCGTGCTGGCACCATAGGGATGAGCCAGAAGCTCGCTGATATGGGGCAGCACTTAGATATGCTTGAAGATCGGCAAGGGGAGATTGTGATGCAGCAAGATCCTGATAATAAGCTGTATTCCCGAGCGAGCCGTATGGTTGAGCTTGGTGCTGATATTGAAGAGCTGATGGAAGAGTGTGAGTTACCTAAAGCGGAAGCTGAACTTCTATTGAGTCTCCAGCAAAAGATGACTCGTCGTCGCTGA
- a CDS encoding EscU/YscU/HrcU family type III secretion system export apparatus switch protein, with amino-acid sequence MKKAISLKYQHNAPTVTAKGYDELAEKMLSEARIQGKLVHEDEQLMRWLENLDIGEEIPAEVYIVIAELISLSWYLEGKNPPGWEGVNALV; translated from the coding sequence ATGAAGAAAGCCATTTCGCTAAAATATCAACACAATGCGCCTACGGTTACCGCTAAAGGCTATGACGAACTAGCGGAAAAAATGCTTTCCGAAGCAAGAATACAAGGAAAGCTGGTTCATGAAGATGAGCAATTAATGCGCTGGTTGGAAAATCTCGATATTGGTGAAGAGATTCCTGCGGAGGTATATATAGTTATCGCCGAGCTCATCTCATTAAGCTGGTATTTAGAAGGAAAAAACCCTCCAGGATGGGAGGGTGTCAATGCTCTGGTCTGA
- the ccmA gene encoding cytochrome c biogenesis heme-transporting ATPase CcmA yields MLTARQVTCVRDDRVLFADLSFQVKEGELVQIEGPNGSGKTSLLRILTGLLSQDEGEILWHGEPIRTVRDEYHHSLLFLGHQTGVKRDLSVLENLRFYAQISPSSKTDDASILDAILRVGLAGYEDVLASHLSAGQQRRIALARLWLSEHALWILDEPLTAIDKRGISVLETLFLDHAQRGGSIILTSHQDLFQGNSTLRRIVLGATQ; encoded by the coding sequence ATGTTGACTGCTCGGCAGGTTACCTGCGTTAGGGATGATAGGGTGTTGTTTGCTGATCTTTCCTTTCAGGTAAAAGAAGGAGAGCTAGTTCAGATAGAAGGCCCAAACGGCTCAGGGAAAACATCGCTGTTACGCATCTTGACAGGATTACTTAGTCAAGATGAGGGCGAGATACTCTGGCATGGTGAGCCCATTCGAACAGTGCGTGATGAGTACCATCACTCGCTGCTGTTTCTCGGCCATCAAACGGGCGTGAAACGCGATCTTTCTGTGCTCGAAAACCTACGTTTCTATGCACAAATTTCTCCGTCGAGTAAAACTGATGATGCGTCTATTTTGGATGCGATATTGCGCGTGGGTCTCGCGGGGTATGAAGATGTGCTGGCAAGCCATCTTTCTGCTGGGCAGCAACGTCGTATCGCATTGGCGCGTTTGTGGTTAAGTGAACATGCATTGTGGATCCTCGATGAACCGTTAACGGCGATTGATAAGCGTGGCATCTCTGTGTTGGAAACGCTTTTTTTAGACCATGCTCAGCGCGGTGGCAGTATCATACTGACGAGTCATCAGGATCTTTTTCAAGGGAATAGCACGCTACGGCGCATTGTGTTGGGAGCGACTCAGTGA
- the ccmB gene encoding heme exporter protein CcmB has translation MKQLGLLIRRELTIALRRKTDVSNPLWFFILVISLFPLAVGPEPNLLARIAPGIIWVAALLSSLLALERLFKDDYLDGSLEQMMLQSTPLPLLALAKVFAHWLLTGLPLIIVSPLLALLLSLSMDVWLAVVLTLLLGSPTLSLLGAIGVALTVGLQKGGVLLSLLILPLFIPVLIFATAAIDAASLGMGYQGQLAMLGAMLVAATTLTPFAIAAALRVSVQ, from the coding sequence GTGAAGCAACTAGGCTTACTTATTCGTCGTGAACTGACCATCGCGTTAAGGCGCAAAACCGATGTGTCAAACCCGTTGTGGTTTTTCATTTTGGTGATCAGTTTATTCCCGCTTGCAGTAGGGCCGGAACCCAATTTGTTGGCGCGGATTGCGCCAGGTATCATCTGGGTAGCGGCATTACTTTCCTCACTATTGGCGCTAGAGCGCCTCTTTAAAGACGATTATCTCGATGGTTCGCTAGAGCAGATGATGTTGCAATCGACGCCTTTGCCTTTGCTCGCACTGGCAAAAGTGTTTGCACATTGGCTATTGACTGGCTTGCCCTTGATCATTGTCAGCCCTTTACTTGCCCTTTTGTTGTCACTCTCTATGGATGTCTGGCTTGCGGTGGTCTTGACCTTACTTTTAGGGTCTCCCACTTTGAGCCTGTTAGGTGCGATAGGTGTCGCCCTGACGGTTGGACTCCAGAAAGGTGGGGTTTTGCTAAGCTTATTAATCCTACCTCTGTTTATTCCTGTACTTATCTTTGCAACCGCGGCAATTGATGCGGCCAGCTTAGGTATGGGATATCAAGGACAACTTGCAATGCTTGGTGCCATGTTGGTAGCAGCAACGACTCTGACTCCGTTTGCAATTGCAGCGGCATTGCGAGTTAGCGTGCAATAA
- a CDS encoding heme ABC transporter permease, translating to MWKWLHPYAKAEKSYQLAGTLLPWFSVTALILLFTGSIWGLAYAPTDYQQGDSFRLIYFHVPAAIWSMGAYLSMAIAAFIGLVWQIKLSDYAASAMAPVGAVFTAIALFTGAVWGKPMWGTWWVWDARLTSELILLFLYIGVMALYNAFSDHKTAAKAAGILAIVGVVNLPIIHFSVEWWNTLHQGATITKFEKPSMDTRMLWPLLINILGFAFFFAAVTLMRFRSQILRHEARRPWAQAVVK from the coding sequence ATGTGGAAATGGTTACACCCTTACGCAAAGGCGGAGAAAAGTTATCAGCTTGCAGGAACCTTGCTTCCCTGGTTTTCTGTGACAGCATTGATCTTACTTTTTACGGGCTCGATATGGGGCCTAGCTTATGCGCCTACTGATTACCAACAGGGTGATAGCTTTCGGCTCATTTACTTTCATGTCCCCGCGGCCATTTGGTCTATGGGTGCTTACCTTTCAATGGCGATAGCTGCGTTCATTGGATTGGTGTGGCAGATCAAGCTTTCAGATTATGCCGCCTCTGCAATGGCGCCAGTCGGTGCAGTGTTTACCGCGATAGCGCTGTTTACTGGTGCAGTATGGGGGAAACCGATGTGGGGAACTTGGTGGGTTTGGGACGCGAGATTAACGTCTGAACTGATTCTTTTATTCCTCTATATCGGTGTCATGGCGCTGTACAACGCGTTTAGCGATCACAAAACCGCAGCGAAAGCCGCCGGTATTCTTGCCATTGTCGGCGTGGTGAATTTACCGATTATTCACTTCTCGGTGGAGTGGTGGAACACCTTGCACCAAGGCGCGACGATCACCAAATTTGAAAAGCCCTCGATGGATACACGTATGTTGTGGCCATTGCTCATCAATATCTTGGGGTTTGCCTTTTTCTTTGCTGCGGTGACCTTAATGCGTTTTCGTAGCCAAATTCTCCGTCATGAAGCTCGCCGTCCTTGGGCGCAAGCGGTGGTGAAGTGA
- the ccmD gene encoding heme exporter protein CcmD, with product MHFESFSDFLNMGGYAPYVWAGVGGSLLALGAIVVVSWYQNKQVKQFIRQQQARDARIAEAKQMENTL from the coding sequence ATGCATTTCGAATCTTTTTCTGATTTTCTCAATATGGGGGGGTATGCCCCTTATGTCTGGGCCGGTGTCGGAGGCTCGCTACTGGCACTTGGTGCAATAGTGGTAGTGAGCTGGTATCAAAACAAACAAGTAAAACAATTTATCCGCCAACAACAAGCGAGAGACGCGCGAATTGCTGAAGCAAAGCAAATGGAGAATACGCTATGA
- the ccmE gene encoding cytochrome c maturation protein CcmE: MNPRRKKRLFLVSALIFGIGASVSLMLYALNQNMDLFFTPTEIVEGKADGAKPVVGQRIRVGGMVVENSVVRDSQSLKVRFGVADVGPAITVIYDGILPDLFREGQGIVAQGVLISPTELEATEVLAKHDEEYMPPEVAEAMDRGHARLEYSDDQLQGIQ; this comes from the coding sequence ATGAACCCGAGACGAAAAAAGCGCCTTTTTTTAGTATCAGCGTTGATATTTGGTATCGGTGCTTCAGTGAGTCTGATGCTCTATGCGCTAAACCAAAACATGGATCTCTTTTTTACACCCACCGAGATAGTGGAAGGCAAAGCGGATGGTGCTAAGCCCGTTGTGGGACAACGAATCCGTGTGGGTGGCATGGTAGTTGAGAACAGTGTGGTACGCGATTCACAGTCATTAAAAGTCCGTTTTGGTGTCGCGGATGTTGGTCCGGCAATCACAGTGATTTACGATGGCATTCTTCCGGATCTGTTCCGTGAAGGCCAAGGGATTGTTGCGCAAGGTGTGTTGATATCGCCTACCGAGTTAGAGGCAACAGAAGTGTTGGCTAAACATGATGAAGAATATATGCCACCAGAAGTCGCAGAAGCCATGGATCGTGGCCACGCTCGACTAGAGTATAGTGATGATCAACTACAAGGAATCCAGTGA